Genomic window (Candidatus Dormiibacterota bacterium):
ATGCCCCGATGGATCGGCGCCGGCTACCGCGAGGTGCGTGACAACGTCGCCACCGGGCTGGGCGGCCTCACCCGCGGCCTCCACCGCATCGACAAGCCGGTGATCGCCGCGGTCAACGGCTGGGCGCTCGCCGGCGGCCTGGAGACGGCGCTCGCCTGCGACATCCGCATCGCCTCGGACCGGGCCCGGTTCGGCTCCTTCGAGGCGCGCCGCGGCTTCCACCACGCCGACGGCGGCATCGTGCGCCTGGTGAACATCTGCGGCGCCGGGGTCGCCCTGGAGATGCTGCTGACCGCCGAGCCGATCGACGCCGAGCGGGCACTGCGCTGCAACCTGGTCTCCCGCGTCGTCCCCCACGAGCGGCTGATGGAGGAGGCGCACACCGTGGCCCGGCAGATCCTCCGCAACAGCCAGACCGCGGTGCGTTCGGCGAAGG
Coding sequences:
- a CDS encoding enoyl-CoA hydratase/isomerase family protein, which translates into the protein MPVALYEKGDRIAVVTLNRPEAMNAISPELHARLWEIWEDFRDDDAVDVAILTGAGDAFCAGADLKTYMPRWIGAGYREVRDNVATGLGGLTRGLHRIDKPVIAAVNGWALAGGLETALACDIRIASDRARFGSFEARRGFHHADGGIVRLVNICGAGVALEMLLTAEPIDAERALRCNLVSRVVPHERLMEEAHTVARQILRNSQTAVRSAKETILDVIGRPLDDQLRIEALNGYSSLGADTAERLQRFYDRTDAGRAGSRETPLP